The proteins below are encoded in one region of Peribacillus muralis:
- a CDS encoding alpha/beta hydrolase family protein yields MENGTIISKRRFPSPHPHIHLYSVTYISQGLKVKGLLAEPVDGQVHDAFLYLRGGIKNVGKVRPARIVQYAAEGFIVFAPFYRGNQGGEGDEDFAGEDRFDAISGFKLLERHPRVNKDHIHILGFSRGGIMALWTGIHCRNAASIVTWGGVSDMFLTYVERVDMRRMMKRVIGGTPTKCPDQYEYRTPLFAIEDLNVPVLIIHGEKDHNVAIEHAYRLEKRLKIHDKPVESWYFPQFTHYFPPAVNRKVVEDLTSWMKNTTEK; encoded by the coding sequence TTGGAAAACGGAACGATCATTTCAAAACGGCGGTTTCCTTCACCGCACCCACACATCCATCTTTATTCAGTTACTTACATATCACAGGGGTTGAAGGTAAAGGGGTTGCTTGCTGAACCGGTCGATGGCCAAGTTCATGATGCCTTCTTATATTTACGTGGCGGGATAAAAAATGTCGGAAAGGTGAGGCCTGCAAGGATTGTTCAATATGCCGCAGAGGGCTTCATCGTATTTGCCCCTTTTTACCGTGGTAACCAGGGCGGTGAGGGCGACGAGGATTTTGCAGGAGAAGATCGGTTCGATGCCATATCGGGATTCAAGCTTCTTGAACGGCATCCTCGGGTAAACAAGGATCATATCCATATCCTCGGATTTTCACGCGGCGGCATCATGGCGCTTTGGACTGGGATCCACTGCCGGAATGCGGCGTCGATCGTCACATGGGGAGGCGTGTCGGACATGTTCTTAACATATGTCGAACGAGTCGATATGCGTCGGATGATGAAGCGGGTCATCGGAGGCACGCCGACAAAATGCCCCGATCAATATGAATACCGTACACCATTGTTTGCGATTGAGGATTTGAATGTTCCCGTCCTGATCATTCATGGTGAAAAAGATCACAATGTCGCCATTGAACACGCGTACCGGCTGGAGAAGAGATTGAAGATCCATGACAAACCGGTCGAAAGCTGGTACTTCCCTCAATTCACACATTACTTCCCGCCTGCCGTCAACCGCAAAGTAGTGGAGGATTTAACATCTTGGATGAAAAACACAACGGAAAAATGA
- the wecB gene encoding non-hydrolyzing UDP-N-acetylglucosamine 2-epimerase, translated as MPKQRLKVMTVFGTRPEAIKMAPVVLELKKHQEEIETIVVVTAQHREMLDQVLHCFQIKADHDLDMMRDRQTLEDITSRGIEGLSSLMKQIKPDIVLVHGDTTTTFIASLAAFYNKVQIGHVEAGLRTWNKHSPFPEEMNRQLTGVLADIHFAPTKQAAENLLLENKRADSIHITGNTVIDALKTTIHKDFSHPILSGLNGDRMLLMTVHRRENIGKPMQGIFRSVKRLLDEHGDIQVVFPIHKNPVVREIAHEVFHETKKLHIIEPLEVIDFHNFAARSYLILTDSGGVQEEAPSLGVPVVVLRDTTERPEGIKAGTLLLAGIEEDRIYEATNNLLTNEGAYEKMATASNPYGDGFAAKRIVEILMKHCKVSFALPS; from the coding sequence ATGCCTAAACAACGTTTGAAGGTCATGACCGTCTTTGGCACACGACCTGAGGCAATTAAAATGGCACCAGTCGTTTTGGAACTGAAAAAACATCAGGAAGAAATAGAAACCATCGTGGTGGTCACTGCCCAGCATCGGGAAATGCTCGATCAAGTTTTGCATTGTTTTCAAATAAAGGCCGATCACGATTTGGATATGATGAGAGACAGACAGACGTTAGAGGATATCACATCGAGGGGTATCGAGGGACTAAGTTCGCTCATGAAGCAAATAAAACCGGATATCGTCCTTGTTCACGGGGATACAACGACCACATTCATTGCCAGCTTGGCTGCTTTTTATAATAAAGTTCAGATTGGTCACGTTGAAGCAGGCCTACGCACCTGGAATAAGCATTCACCATTCCCTGAGGAGATGAACCGGCAATTGACCGGCGTACTGGCTGACATCCATTTCGCCCCGACCAAGCAGGCCGCTGAAAACCTATTATTGGAAAATAAGCGGGCCGACAGCATCCACATCACTGGAAATACGGTGATTGATGCCTTGAAAACAACGATACATAAGGACTTTTCGCATCCGATCCTCTCAGGCTTGAATGGCGATAGGATGCTGCTGATGACCGTACATCGTCGGGAAAATATCGGAAAACCGATGCAAGGGATATTCCGTTCGGTGAAACGGCTACTTGATGAACATGGAGATATCCAGGTTGTTTTCCCGATTCATAAAAATCCAGTCGTTCGGGAAATCGCCCACGAGGTTTTCCATGAAACAAAGAAGCTACATATCATCGAGCCCCTGGAAGTGATTGACTTCCATAACTTCGCGGCGCGATCTTATTTAATCCTGACAGATTCCGGAGGGGTGCAGGAGGAAGCCCCATCACTTGGCGTCCCGGTTGTCGTGTTGCGGGATACGACGGAACGGCCGGAAGGAATCAAGGCTGGTACACTTTTATTGGCGGGAATTGAAGAAGACCGCATTTACGAGGCAACCAATAACCTGCTTACGAACGAAGGGGCTTATGAAAAAATGGCAACAGCCTCCAATCCATATGGAGATGGCTTTGCTGCGAAACGGATTGTCGAAATTCTCATGAAGCATTGTAAAGTGAGCTTCGCCCTTCCATCGTGA
- a CDS encoding DUF2584 domain-containing protein gives MGMPIELNTMIVTKGNETREEENIFRLAKDGYRLYPIDIPIDVRKTIQSDTSGTAVIQKVEWTSEKTIITYELLSLNSTN, from the coding sequence ATGGGCATGCCTATCGAACTTAACACGATGATCGTTACAAAGGGAAATGAAACCCGCGAAGAAGAAAATATTTTTCGGCTCGCTAAAGATGGCTACCGTCTATACCCGATCGATATTCCAATCGATGTACGCAAAACGATACAATCCGATACAAGCGGAACCGCCGTTATCCAAAAAGTCGAATGGACCAGTGAAAAAACCATCATCACATACGAATTACTATCCTTGAACTCCACTAACTAA
- a CDS encoding VOC family protein, whose translation MMRIQLKQATPYLMFDRQAKEALAFYEDVFRAEITDLQTYGEANDLVLHAKIKKGNLLLMVSDTFPGNPLEAENPAFI comes from the coding sequence ATGATGAGGATTCAATTGAAACAGGCTACCCCTTATTTAATGTTCGATAGACAGGCAAAGGAAGCATTGGCATTTTATGAAGATGTATTCCGAGCGGAAATTACTGACCTGCAAACATACGGAGAAGCGAATGATCTTGTTTTGCATGCAAAAATCAAAAAAGGCAATCTGTTACTCATGGTTTCCGATACGTTTCCAGGAAATCCGCTTGAAGCCGAAAATCCGGCGTTTATATGA
- a CDS encoding glycosyltransferase, which produces MESRATMFCVLNSLDINRGGMTKAALLQANLFANSGYETFIITFNFDPRYNTIIQQLIKEGKIDKRIKLLNMFESLSHTNRSSLKHKENETLQRIEECKAVLDKRAGHNAYRAYENGLYTTYINYDKGNKLSFLDYFNEQRYRTKREEYDEFGYLRKVAYMDFELNKARQIIYYDDNGQAYLSVWYNPKNGNANRLNHFDSNGALQSVHTKEVDLKTEWLESIIQDYDYPVLVCDARTSDPVMMNVKLEKAIKIWRLHSNHVKPPYDVNGEIGGKIAPTLEAIDELDVALLLTESQKAHFEQRFGNKDNIRVIPHYMKKFADTGWFSSFKRKENLAVIISRFSSLKRIDHAIKAFKKVSDRVPEAKLEIWGLGDEEPNLKKLVKELDLQDHVFLKGYTNDPDKLYQKALFSVLTSKSEGFSLGILESMSNGAPMISYDINYGPRDLIIDGKTGFIIENDNIEQLAEKMIWMFENKNSATKMGEAAVRDMKERFNEQQYKDKWVDTIETAVKNKKAKLGVSSR; this is translated from the coding sequence ATGGAAAGTCGCGCTACAATGTTTTGCGTTTTGAATTCACTGGATATTAATAGGGGCGGTATGACAAAGGCCGCACTTTTGCAGGCAAATTTATTTGCAAATTCAGGTTATGAAACCTTTATCATCACCTTCAATTTCGATCCCCGTTATAACACGATTATTCAACAATTGATAAAAGAGGGGAAGATCGACAAACGGATCAAGCTTTTAAACATGTTTGAATCACTGAGTCACACAAACAGAAGCTCCTTAAAGCATAAGGAAAATGAAACGCTCCAACGAATTGAAGAGTGTAAGGCAGTCTTGGATAAACGAGCCGGGCACAATGCGTATCGAGCATATGAAAATGGTTTATATACAACTTATATCAATTATGACAAAGGTAATAAATTAAGCTTCCTTGATTACTTCAATGAACAGCGTTACCGGACGAAACGCGAAGAATATGACGAATTTGGCTATCTGAGGAAAGTTGCCTACATGGATTTTGAATTGAATAAAGCGAGACAAATCATCTATTATGATGACAATGGCCAAGCTTACTTGTCGGTATGGTACAATCCTAAAAATGGAAATGCAAACCGATTAAACCACTTCGATTCGAACGGTGCACTGCAATCCGTCCATACGAAGGAAGTCGATTTAAAAACAGAATGGCTGGAAAGCATCATACAAGATTATGATTACCCTGTGTTAGTTTGTGATGCCAGAACTTCAGATCCCGTAATGATGAATGTGAAATTGGAAAAAGCGATAAAGATATGGAGACTACATAGCAATCATGTTAAGCCGCCATATGATGTGAATGGTGAAATCGGCGGGAAAATCGCCCCTACATTGGAGGCCATTGATGAATTGGATGTTGCTTTGCTATTGACCGAGTCCCAAAAGGCCCACTTTGAGCAACGTTTTGGCAACAAGGATAATATTCGGGTCATTCCTCATTATATGAAGAAATTCGCCGACACTGGCTGGTTCAGTTCCTTTAAGAGGAAGGAAAACCTGGCTGTCATCATCAGCCGTTTCTCCTCTTTGAAAAGAATCGACCATGCGATAAAGGCCTTCAAAAAGGTAAGCGATCGTGTACCTGAAGCCAAGTTGGAAATATGGGGGCTCGGTGATGAAGAACCGAATCTAAAAAAACTGGTCAAGGAACTGGATTTACAAGATCATGTCTTCCTTAAAGGGTATACGAATGATCCGGACAAGCTTTATCAAAAAGCCTTGTTCTCTGTATTGACGAGTAAAAGTGAGGGCTTCTCCCTAGGCATCCTGGAAAGCATGTCCAATGGTGCCCCAATGATCAGCTATGATATTAATTATGGGCCACGGGATCTTATCATTGATGGAAAAACCGGCTTTATCATTGAAAATGACAATATCGAGCAACTGGCGGAAAAAATGATTTGGATGTTTGAAAACAAGAATTCCGCTACGAAAATGGGCGAAGCGGCTGTCCGTGATATGAAGGAGCGCTTCAATGAACAACAGTATAAAGACAAATGGGTGGATACCATTGAAACGGCTGTGAAAAATAAAAAAGCCAAGCTTGGCGTGTCCTCACGATAG
- a CDS encoding MATE family efflux transporter, whose translation MSLREQQQQNLLELESTGRVFLRYLIPSMIGMVLMALNFVVDGVMVGNKLGSVALAGVNIAGPIYTIFVAMSIWIGVGGATLYSQSMGARDFDRARFIFTHSIILITIFTVIIGVVAYAFHNQLVYALGANEATAPFATDYMNVFLMLGFVFTLENTLSIFVRNNGNPNLAMISLIVTAISNFVLNFIILYVLELGVRETAYGTIIAAALGILVLSMHFFTKKNTLRLVKFRFEKPLFVMTMMIGFPSFLAEIGVSVFTIAHNNAFSRLAGTDGLAAFSIVNYAHSVMLLMFLGIGSAIQPLVSYYHGAQDVKRKRETVRIAIFTAVGAGIAITLLGQVAAPFIVNLFGNFSSEVKELATIGIRIFFSGYILMGVNFVMMTYFQSIGQVKMAAWITVGREFIFMLIFLLTLPFIFGTNAAWMAIPLSEVVIFLTILLYLKREGFELGKKEIDG comes from the coding sequence ATGTCATTAAGGGAACAGCAACAACAAAATCTACTGGAGCTGGAATCGACGGGAAGGGTCTTTTTGCGCTATTTGATTCCTTCGATGATCGGAATGGTATTGATGGCCTTGAACTTTGTCGTCGATGGAGTGATGGTCGGCAATAAGCTTGGATCTGTTGCCCTGGCAGGCGTCAATATCGCCGGTCCCATTTATACGATCTTTGTAGCGATGTCCATTTGGATCGGGGTAGGAGGAGCAACGCTATATTCGCAAAGCATGGGCGCTAGGGATTTTGATCGGGCCCGCTTCATTTTCACCCATTCGATCATTTTGATCACGATATTCACCGTAATCATAGGTGTGGTAGCCTATGCTTTCCATAATCAGCTTGTATATGCATTAGGAGCCAATGAGGCTACCGCTCCTTTTGCAACGGACTACATGAATGTATTCTTGATGCTTGGTTTTGTCTTCACGCTTGAGAATACTCTAAGCATATTCGTCAGGAACAACGGCAATCCGAATTTGGCCATGATCTCCCTGATCGTTACGGCCATTTCCAACTTCGTCTTGAACTTCATCATCCTTTATGTCCTTGAGTTAGGAGTACGTGAAACCGCCTATGGAACGATCATTGCGGCCGCGCTGGGCATCCTGGTTCTCAGCATGCACTTCTTCACGAAGAAGAACACCCTTCGTCTCGTTAAATTCCGGTTTGAAAAGCCCCTCTTCGTGATGACGATGATGATCGGCTTTCCGAGCTTCTTAGCGGAAATCGGGGTATCCGTCTTTACGATTGCCCATAATAATGCATTCTCCCGCCTGGCAGGCACCGACGGTCTAGCTGCGTTTTCCATTGTGAATTATGCCCATAGTGTCATGCTCTTGATGTTTCTTGGCATAGGTTCGGCAATACAGCCACTAGTAAGCTATTATCATGGTGCACAGGATGTAAAGCGGAAGCGCGAGACGGTTCGCATTGCCATTTTTACCGCAGTGGGCGCAGGAATAGCGATTACGCTCCTAGGACAGGTCGCGGCGCCATTCATCGTCAATTTATTCGGGAATTTCTCAAGCGAGGTTAAGGAGCTTGCGACAATCGGAATCAGGATTTTCTTTAGCGGCTACATCCTGATGGGGGTCAACTTCGTCATGATGACCTATTTCCAATCGATCGGGCAAGTGAAAATGGCAGCTTGGATCACTGTTGGCCGTGAATTCATTTTCATGCTGATTTTCCTGCTTACATTGCCGTTCATATTTGGGACGAATGCAGCGTGGATGGCCATTCCTTTATCCGAGGTGGTCATATTCCTGACCATCCTGCTTTACTTGAAGCGGGAAGGGTTTGAGCTTGGGAAAAAAGAAATTGATGGTTAA
- a CDS encoding glycosyltransferase family 4 protein has product MKSVLMIVQNFYPEIGSAGNRMKNVYLHLKRSGYEVTVITLKPSYPNQSLYQDTRFWDEENIEEDVIRIKPNKVKRYTSNMGRRLLHYLEAMWLFVYTIIRLEKTYDYVFVTTPPIFPTMAALIAKRKMKAKLITDVRDLWPESLIGVGVFANKWILKFAYFLEKELYRHSDHIIINSPGFRDYIMSKGVKGEMIHFIPNSLTGDELALKNVFTPIADEKIKVVYTGNIGLAQDLKKLIAIAERLREHKQIEFTMIGYGYRVGEVEREISAKGLANIKVINAMNRRVTLHEVSSSHIAYVSLVEKEVFDKVLPGKIIDYMCVGKPIVGDVAGRAKKVIEEAKCGLVADSRGVAEISRLILTMASDQALREELGENGYVYAKRNFQWSKNIEGLINVLEA; this is encoded by the coding sequence ATGAAAAGCGTCCTGATGATCGTGCAAAACTTTTATCCGGAAATCGGAAGTGCAGGTAACCGAATGAAAAATGTGTATCTTCATTTGAAAAGAAGCGGATATGAAGTGACGGTCATCACGTTGAAACCGAGTTATCCTAATCAAAGCTTGTATCAAGATACAAGGTTTTGGGATGAGGAAAACATTGAGGAAGATGTCATCAGGATAAAACCGAATAAAGTGAAGCGGTATACAAGCAATATGGGAAGACGCTTGCTGCATTATCTTGAAGCGATGTGGCTTTTCGTTTATACGATCATCCGTCTCGAAAAAACATATGATTATGTATTTGTTACGACGCCGCCTATTTTCCCGACAATGGCGGCCTTGATTGCCAAGAGGAAAATGAAGGCTAAACTCATTACCGATGTCAGGGACTTATGGCCAGAATCCTTGATAGGAGTGGGGGTATTTGCAAATAAGTGGATTTTGAAGTTCGCATACTTCCTGGAGAAGGAGCTGTATCGGCATTCAGATCATATTATCATCAATAGCCCTGGATTCAGGGATTATATCATGTCCAAGGGAGTCAAGGGGGAAATGATTCACTTCATCCCCAACTCACTTACTGGAGACGAGCTGGCGTTAAAGAATGTATTTACTCCCATCGCCGATGAGAAGATCAAGGTCGTTTATACAGGAAATATCGGACTTGCCCAAGACCTAAAGAAATTGATCGCGATAGCTGAAAGGTTAAGGGAACATAAGCAAATCGAGTTCACGATGATCGGATATGGCTATCGGGTAGGGGAAGTGGAGAGGGAGATCAGCGCGAAAGGACTGGCAAATATAAAGGTCATCAATGCGATGAATAGGAGGGTGACCCTTCATGAAGTCTCATCCTCCCATATTGCATATGTAAGCTTGGTGGAGAAAGAGGTATTCGATAAGGTGCTGCCTGGAAAAATCATCGATTATATGTGTGTCGGAAAGCCGATTGTCGGTGATGTGGCGGGAAGGGCCAAAAAGGTCATTGAAGAGGCAAAATGCGGGTTGGTGGCAGATAGCCGGGGTGTTGCTGAAATCAGTCGGCTTATTTTGACCATGGCCAGCGATCAAGCCCTGCGTGAAGAGCTCGGGGAAAACGGTTATGTATATGCGAAGCGGAATTTTCAATGGTCGAAAAATATTGAGGGTCTCATCAATGTTTTGGAAGCGTAG
- a CDS encoding methyl-accepting chemotaxis protein has translation MKLSVSKKLWASFLSILLFLVAIGVLYLWIIIDLNGKYTFLLDDRVKKISLVEEMINRQQGISNDVRGYIIYKDSIYLENREAAQDQFEKAYGSLEKSMTSKEDRELLEEIHRTQNEYMGMAEEITESMQQGNSKRAMEIADNAIELDKAIMGNAEKLGDRQNAYMQETRKELNDKVGDMKEFIVLLIIGGFILSIMLPIILSRSISRPVRKLTEALGQVAAGDLHIEEIQIRNKDEIGEMAAAFNSMVGGLKSIVLNMRDSASQLAVQAEQMSASSEESLASSEMVSATAEENRKGTSLQVDIVEKSVDSMIEIAAAIKRITLSNVEMLHSAETVNGLVQQGSESMNDVTAQMKNINATIRESADIMEIMSDHSNEIQRVTTFITNISEQTNLLALNAAIEAARAGEHGKGFAVVADEVRKLAEQSKISAAEIEKMVRVIQEATGKGVESINSGSKKAEDGLAASASSLQVFNNIKSAVGEVSEQIASASSAVDDLQVMTGDVTAGAHSIKEIAVISAARANETSAATEEQHTVTEQISEGAQALAALAETLKMEVSRFKF, from the coding sequence TTGAAATTATCCGTATCAAAAAAATTATGGGCAAGTTTTTTGTCCATCCTTTTATTTTTGGTGGCCATAGGAGTTCTGTATTTATGGATCATCATCGATTTAAATGGCAAATATACGTTTTTATTGGATGATCGTGTGAAAAAAATCAGCCTTGTTGAAGAGATGATCAACAGGCAGCAAGGGATTTCTAATGATGTTCGCGGATATATCATCTATAAAGATTCCATTTATCTGGAAAATAGGGAGGCGGCCCAAGATCAATTCGAGAAAGCGTACGGCAGTCTCGAGAAAAGCATGACATCCAAGGAAGACCGTGAATTGCTTGAAGAGATTCATCGCACGCAGAATGAATATATGGGAATGGCTGAAGAGATAACTGAAAGCATGCAGCAAGGAAATAGTAAGAGAGCGATGGAAATAGCTGATAATGCGATTGAGTTGGATAAAGCGATCATGGGTAATGCAGAGAAACTTGGTGACAGACAGAATGCCTATATGCAGGAGACAAGGAAGGAATTGAATGACAAGGTAGGTGATATGAAGGAATTCATCGTTTTGCTGATCATCGGCGGATTCATCCTCAGTATCATGTTACCAATCATCCTCAGCCGCAGCATTTCCCGTCCGGTCCGCAAGCTGACGGAAGCGCTCGGGCAGGTCGCTGCCGGTGATTTACATATTGAAGAAATTCAAATCAGGAACAAAGATGAAATTGGGGAAATGGCGGCGGCCTTCAATTCAATGGTAGGAGGGCTTAAATCGATTGTCCTGAATATGAGGGATTCCGCGTCACAGCTTGCTGTTCAAGCTGAACAGATGTCGGCAAGTTCAGAGGAAAGCCTGGCCTCCTCGGAGATGGTCTCTGCGACTGCAGAGGAAAATAGGAAAGGCACCTCCCTTCAGGTTGATATTGTGGAAAAATCAGTCGATTCGATGATTGAAATAGCTGCTGCCATCAAACGGATCACGCTGAGCAACGTCGAAATGCTTCATTCGGCAGAAACCGTCAATGGACTTGTGCAGCAAGGGTCCGAGAGCATGAATGATGTCACGGCACAGATGAAAAATATAAATGCGACGATTCGCGAGTCAGCGGATATTATGGAAATCATGTCGGATCACTCCAATGAAATCCAGCGGGTGACGACATTCATTACTAACATTTCCGAACAAACGAATTTATTGGCATTAAATGCCGCGATTGAAGCGGCACGAGCCGGAGAACATGGGAAAGGGTTCGCAGTGGTGGCTGATGAAGTCCGGAAGCTTGCCGAGCAGTCGAAAATATCTGCAGCGGAAATTGAAAAAATGGTTCGGGTCATTCAAGAAGCCACCGGAAAAGGAGTTGAGTCGATTAATAGTGGAAGTAAGAAAGCGGAAGATGGACTTGCGGCTTCGGCAAGCTCACTTCAAGTATTCAATAACATTAAATCAGCGGTGGGAGAGGTGAGTGAGCAAATCGCTTCTGCTTCATCGGCCGTCGATGATCTTCAAGTGATGACCGGGGATGTTACTGCCGGCGCGCATTCCATTAAGGAAATAGCGGTCATCTCGGCGGCAAGGGCAAATGAGACAAGTGCGGCTACCGAAGAACAGCACACCGTGACGGAACAGATTTCTGAAGGCGCCCAAGCACTGGCAGCCTTGGCTGAGACCTTGAAAATGGAAGTGAGCCGGTTTAAATTTTAA